A region from the Drosophila ananassae strain 14024-0371.13 chromosome 2L, ASM1763931v2, whole genome shotgun sequence genome encodes:
- the LOC6499720 gene encoding C-terminal-binding protein isoform X1, producing the protein MDKNLMMPKRSRIDVKGSFANGPLQARPLVALLDGRDCSIEMPILKDVATVAFCDAQSTSEIHEKVLNEAVGALMWHTIVLTKEDLEKFKALRIIVRIGSGTDNIDVKAAGELGIAVCNVPGYGVEEVADTTMCLILNLYRRTYWLANMVREGKKFTGPEQVREAAHGCARIRGDTLGLVGLGRIGSAVALRAKAFGFNVIFYDPYLPDGIDKSLGLTRVYTLQDLLFQSDCVSLHCTLNEHNHHLINEFTIKQMRPGAFLVNTARGGLVDDETLALALKQGRIRAAALDVHENEPYNVFQGALKDAPNLICTPHAAFFSDASATELREMAATEIRRAIVGNIPDVLRNCVNKEYFMRTPPTAAAGGVAAAVYPEGLNGGYYTGALHHRAHSTTPHEGPHSTTNLAAAAAAAAALAPPPPGSNSSSSSVAAAAAAVAAAAAAAALLPVPSPVPQVPSNSVPSVPHLSPQVAGLPLGIVSSQSPLSAPDPNNHLSSSNIKTEVKTESTEAP; encoded by the exons ATGGACAAAAATCTGATGATGCCGAAGCGTTCGCGCATCGATGTTAAGGGCAGTTTCGCCAACGGACCGCTACAGGCGCGTCCACTGGTGGCTCTGCTCGATGGACGTGATTGCTCCATCGAGATGCCAATTCTAAAGGATGTGGCAACGGTGGCCTTTTGCGATGCACAGAGCACCTCCGAAATACACGAGAAG gtacTCAATGAGGCAGTGGGAGCTCTGATGTGGCACACAATCGTCCTCACAAAGGAGGACTTGGAGAAGTTCAAAGCTTTACGCATCATTGTACGCATAGGCAGCGGCACAGACAACATTGACGTTAAGGCGGCGGGCGAACTGGGCATCGCTGTTTGCAATGTCCCCGGCTATGGAGTCGAGGAGGTGGCGGACACGACGATGTGCTTGATCCTCAATCTCTATCGGCGGACCTACTGGCTCGCGAATATGGTGCGAGAGGGCAAAAAGTTCACTGGACCCGAGCAAGTTAGGGAGGCAGCACAC GGCTGTGCACGCATCCGCGGCGATACGTTGGGCCTGGTGGGACTGGGCCGAATCGGAAGTGCCGTGGCATTGAGAGCAAAGGCGTTCGGCTTCAATGTCATCTTTTACGACCCCTACCTGCCCGACGGCATCGACAAGTCACTGGGTCTCACACGTGTCTACACGCTGCAGGATCTGCTTTTCCAGTCCGACTGCGTATCACTGCATTGTACGCTTAACGAGCACAACCATCATTTAATCAATGAATTCACAATTAAACAG ATGCGACCTGGTGCATTTCTGGTGAACACCGCCCGAGGCGGACTGGTTGATGACGAGACCTTGGCGTTGGCGCTGAAGCAGGGACGCATTAGAGCTGCTGCGTTGGATGTCCACGAAAACGAACCTTACAATGTATTTCAA GGCGCTTTGAAGGATGCCCCAAATCTGATTTGTACACCGCATGCGGCCTTCTTCAGCGACGCGTCCGCCACAGAGTTGCGTGAAATGGCAGCCACCGAGATCCGGCGGGCAATCGTCGGCAATATTCCAGACGTTTTAAGGAACTGCGTCAATAAGGAGTACTTCATGCGCACGCCGCCCACTGCTGCCGCTGGGGGCGTGGCGGCGGCTGTTTATCCCGAAG GATTAAATGGCGGCTATTATACAGGCGCACTGCATCACCGGGCACACAGCACCACGCCGCACGAGGGGCCCCACAGTACGACCAacctggctgctgctgctgctgccgccgctgctctGGCGCCGCCGCCTCCTGGCAgcaactcctcctcctcctcggtggccgctgctgcagctgcggtTGCTGCCGCGGCAGCTGCCGCTGCCCTTTTGCCGGTACCGTCACCGGTGCCGCAGGTTCCATCGAACTCCGTGCCCTCGGTGCCGCATCTGTCGCCCCAGGTCGCCGGATTGCCGCTAGGAATTGTGAGTAGCCAATCG CCCCTGAGTGCGCCCGACCCTAATAATCATCTGTCGTCGTCGAACATAAAAACGGAGGTGAAGACCGAGTCAACGGAGGCGCCGTAG
- the LOC6499720 gene encoding C-terminal-binding protein isoform X5: MDKNLMMPKRSRIDVKGSFANGPLQARPLVALLDGRDCSIEMPILKDVATVAFCDAQSTSEIHEKVLNEAVGALMWHTIVLTKEDLEKFKALRIIVRIGSGTDNIDVKAAGELGIAVCNVPGYGVEEVADTTMCLILNLYRRTYWLANMVREGKKFTGPEQVREAAHGCARIRGDTLGLVGLGRIGSAVALRAKAFGFNVIFYDPYLPDGIDKSLGLTRVYTLQDLLFQSDCVSLHCTLNEHNHHLINEFTIKQMRPGAFLVNTARGGLVDDETLALALKQGRIRAAALDVHENEPYNVFQGALKDAPNLICTPHAAFFSDASATELREMAATEIRRAIVGNIPDVLRNCVNKEYFMRTPPTAAAGGVAAAVYPEGALHHRAHSTTPHEGPHSTTNLAAAAAAAAALAPPPPGSNSSSSSVAAAAAAVAAAAAAAALLPVPSPVPQVPSNSVPSVPHLSPQVAGLPLGIVSSQSPLSAPDPNNHLSSSNIKTEVKTESTEAP, from the exons ATGGACAAAAATCTGATGATGCCGAAGCGTTCGCGCATCGATGTTAAGGGCAGTTTCGCCAACGGACCGCTACAGGCGCGTCCACTGGTGGCTCTGCTCGATGGACGTGATTGCTCCATCGAGATGCCAATTCTAAAGGATGTGGCAACGGTGGCCTTTTGCGATGCACAGAGCACCTCCGAAATACACGAGAAG gtacTCAATGAGGCAGTGGGAGCTCTGATGTGGCACACAATCGTCCTCACAAAGGAGGACTTGGAGAAGTTCAAAGCTTTACGCATCATTGTACGCATAGGCAGCGGCACAGACAACATTGACGTTAAGGCGGCGGGCGAACTGGGCATCGCTGTTTGCAATGTCCCCGGCTATGGAGTCGAGGAGGTGGCGGACACGACGATGTGCTTGATCCTCAATCTCTATCGGCGGACCTACTGGCTCGCGAATATGGTGCGAGAGGGCAAAAAGTTCACTGGACCCGAGCAAGTTAGGGAGGCAGCACAC GGCTGTGCACGCATCCGCGGCGATACGTTGGGCCTGGTGGGACTGGGCCGAATCGGAAGTGCCGTGGCATTGAGAGCAAAGGCGTTCGGCTTCAATGTCATCTTTTACGACCCCTACCTGCCCGACGGCATCGACAAGTCACTGGGTCTCACACGTGTCTACACGCTGCAGGATCTGCTTTTCCAGTCCGACTGCGTATCACTGCATTGTACGCTTAACGAGCACAACCATCATTTAATCAATGAATTCACAATTAAACAG ATGCGACCTGGTGCATTTCTGGTGAACACCGCCCGAGGCGGACTGGTTGATGACGAGACCTTGGCGTTGGCGCTGAAGCAGGGACGCATTAGAGCTGCTGCGTTGGATGTCCACGAAAACGAACCTTACAATGTATTTCAA GGCGCTTTGAAGGATGCCCCAAATCTGATTTGTACACCGCATGCGGCCTTCTTCAGCGACGCGTCCGCCACAGAGTTGCGTGAAATGGCAGCCACCGAGATCCGGCGGGCAATCGTCGGCAATATTCCAGACGTTTTAAGGAACTGCGTCAATAAGGAGTACTTCATGCGCACGCCGCCCACTGCTGCCGCTGGGGGCGTGGCGGCGGCTGTTTATCCCGAAG GCGCACTGCATCACCGGGCACACAGCACCACGCCGCACGAGGGGCCCCACAGTACGACCAacctggctgctgctgctgctgccgccgctgctctGGCGCCGCCGCCTCCTGGCAgcaactcctcctcctcctcggtggccgctgctgcagctgcggtTGCTGCCGCGGCAGCTGCCGCTGCCCTTTTGCCGGTACCGTCACCGGTGCCGCAGGTTCCATCGAACTCCGTGCCCTCGGTGCCGCATCTGTCGCCCCAGGTCGCCGGATTGCCGCTAGGAATTGTGAGTAGCCAATCG CCCCTGAGTGCGCCCGACCCTAATAATCATCTGTCGTCGTCGAACATAAAAACGGAGGTGAAGACCGAGTCAACGGAGGCGCCGTAG
- the LOC6499720 gene encoding C-terminal-binding protein isoform X3 gives MDKNLMMPKRSRIDVKGSFANGPLQARPLVALLDGRDCSIEMPILKDVATVAFCDAQSTSEIHEKVLNEAVGALMWHTIVLTKEDLEKFKALRIIVRIGSGTDNIDVKAAGELGIAVCNVPGYGVEEVADTTMCLILNLYRRTYWLANMVREGKKFTGPEQVREAAHGCARIRGDTLGLVGLGRIGSAVALRAKAFGFNVIFYDPYLPDGIDKSLGLTRVYTLQDLLFQSDCVSLHCTLNEHNHHLINEFTIKQMRPGAFLVNTARGGLVDDETLALALKQGRIRAAALDVHENEPYNVFQGALKDAPNLICTPHAAFFSDASATELREMAATEIRRAIVGNIPDVLRNCVNKEYFMRTPPTAAAGGVAAAVYPEGLNGGYYTGALHHRAHSTTPHEGPHSTTNLAAAAAAAAALAPPPPGSNSSSSSVAAAAAAVAAAAAAAALLPVPSPVPQVPSNSVPSVPHLSPQVAGLPLGIPLSAPDPNNHLSSSNIKTEVKTESTEAP, from the exons ATGGACAAAAATCTGATGATGCCGAAGCGTTCGCGCATCGATGTTAAGGGCAGTTTCGCCAACGGACCGCTACAGGCGCGTCCACTGGTGGCTCTGCTCGATGGACGTGATTGCTCCATCGAGATGCCAATTCTAAAGGATGTGGCAACGGTGGCCTTTTGCGATGCACAGAGCACCTCCGAAATACACGAGAAG gtacTCAATGAGGCAGTGGGAGCTCTGATGTGGCACACAATCGTCCTCACAAAGGAGGACTTGGAGAAGTTCAAAGCTTTACGCATCATTGTACGCATAGGCAGCGGCACAGACAACATTGACGTTAAGGCGGCGGGCGAACTGGGCATCGCTGTTTGCAATGTCCCCGGCTATGGAGTCGAGGAGGTGGCGGACACGACGATGTGCTTGATCCTCAATCTCTATCGGCGGACCTACTGGCTCGCGAATATGGTGCGAGAGGGCAAAAAGTTCACTGGACCCGAGCAAGTTAGGGAGGCAGCACAC GGCTGTGCACGCATCCGCGGCGATACGTTGGGCCTGGTGGGACTGGGCCGAATCGGAAGTGCCGTGGCATTGAGAGCAAAGGCGTTCGGCTTCAATGTCATCTTTTACGACCCCTACCTGCCCGACGGCATCGACAAGTCACTGGGTCTCACACGTGTCTACACGCTGCAGGATCTGCTTTTCCAGTCCGACTGCGTATCACTGCATTGTACGCTTAACGAGCACAACCATCATTTAATCAATGAATTCACAATTAAACAG ATGCGACCTGGTGCATTTCTGGTGAACACCGCCCGAGGCGGACTGGTTGATGACGAGACCTTGGCGTTGGCGCTGAAGCAGGGACGCATTAGAGCTGCTGCGTTGGATGTCCACGAAAACGAACCTTACAATGTATTTCAA GGCGCTTTGAAGGATGCCCCAAATCTGATTTGTACACCGCATGCGGCCTTCTTCAGCGACGCGTCCGCCACAGAGTTGCGTGAAATGGCAGCCACCGAGATCCGGCGGGCAATCGTCGGCAATATTCCAGACGTTTTAAGGAACTGCGTCAATAAGGAGTACTTCATGCGCACGCCGCCCACTGCTGCCGCTGGGGGCGTGGCGGCGGCTGTTTATCCCGAAG GATTAAATGGCGGCTATTATACAGGCGCACTGCATCACCGGGCACACAGCACCACGCCGCACGAGGGGCCCCACAGTACGACCAacctggctgctgctgctgctgccgccgctgctctGGCGCCGCCGCCTCCTGGCAgcaactcctcctcctcctcggtggccgctgctgcagctgcggtTGCTGCCGCGGCAGCTGCCGCTGCCCTTTTGCCGGTACCGTCACCGGTGCCGCAGGTTCCATCGAACTCCGTGCCCTCGGTGCCGCATCTGTCGCCCCAGGTCGCCGGATTGCCGCTAGGAATT CCCCTGAGTGCGCCCGACCCTAATAATCATCTGTCGTCGTCGAACATAAAAACGGAGGTGAAGACCGAGTCAACGGAGGCGCCGTAG
- the LOC6499720 gene encoding C-terminal-binding protein isoform X6 — MDKNLMMPKRSRIDVKGSFANGPLQARPLVALLDGRDCSIEMPILKDVATVAFCDAQSTSEIHEKVLNEAVGALMWHTIVLTKEDLEKFKALRIIVRIGSGTDNIDVKAAGELGIAVCNVPGYGVEEVADTTMCLILNLYRRTYWLANMVREGKKFTGPEQVREAAHGCARIRGDTLGLVGLGRIGSAVALRAKAFGFNVIFYDPYLPDGIDKSLGLTRVYTLQDLLFQSDCVSLHCTLNEHNHHLINEFTIKQMRPGAFLVNTARGGLVDDETLALALKQGRIRAAALDVHENEPYNGALKDAPNLICTPHAAFFSDASATELREMAATEIRRAIVGNIPDVLRNCVNKEYFMRTPPTAAAGGVAAAVYPEGALHHRAHSTTPHEGPHSTTNLAAAAAAAAALAPPPPGSNSSSSSVAAAAAAVAAAAAAAALLPVPSPVPQVPSNSVPSVPHLSPQVAGLPLGIVSSQSPLSAPDPNNHLSSSNIKTEVKTESTEAP, encoded by the exons ATGGACAAAAATCTGATGATGCCGAAGCGTTCGCGCATCGATGTTAAGGGCAGTTTCGCCAACGGACCGCTACAGGCGCGTCCACTGGTGGCTCTGCTCGATGGACGTGATTGCTCCATCGAGATGCCAATTCTAAAGGATGTGGCAACGGTGGCCTTTTGCGATGCACAGAGCACCTCCGAAATACACGAGAAG gtacTCAATGAGGCAGTGGGAGCTCTGATGTGGCACACAATCGTCCTCACAAAGGAGGACTTGGAGAAGTTCAAAGCTTTACGCATCATTGTACGCATAGGCAGCGGCACAGACAACATTGACGTTAAGGCGGCGGGCGAACTGGGCATCGCTGTTTGCAATGTCCCCGGCTATGGAGTCGAGGAGGTGGCGGACACGACGATGTGCTTGATCCTCAATCTCTATCGGCGGACCTACTGGCTCGCGAATATGGTGCGAGAGGGCAAAAAGTTCACTGGACCCGAGCAAGTTAGGGAGGCAGCACAC GGCTGTGCACGCATCCGCGGCGATACGTTGGGCCTGGTGGGACTGGGCCGAATCGGAAGTGCCGTGGCATTGAGAGCAAAGGCGTTCGGCTTCAATGTCATCTTTTACGACCCCTACCTGCCCGACGGCATCGACAAGTCACTGGGTCTCACACGTGTCTACACGCTGCAGGATCTGCTTTTCCAGTCCGACTGCGTATCACTGCATTGTACGCTTAACGAGCACAACCATCATTTAATCAATGAATTCACAATTAAACAG ATGCGACCTGGTGCATTTCTGGTGAACACCGCCCGAGGCGGACTGGTTGATGACGAGACCTTGGCGTTGGCGCTGAAGCAGGGACGCATTAGAGCTGCTGCGTTGGATGTCCACGAAAACGAACCTTACAAT GGCGCTTTGAAGGATGCCCCAAATCTGATTTGTACACCGCATGCGGCCTTCTTCAGCGACGCGTCCGCCACAGAGTTGCGTGAAATGGCAGCCACCGAGATCCGGCGGGCAATCGTCGGCAATATTCCAGACGTTTTAAGGAACTGCGTCAATAAGGAGTACTTCATGCGCACGCCGCCCACTGCTGCCGCTGGGGGCGTGGCGGCGGCTGTTTATCCCGAAG GCGCACTGCATCACCGGGCACACAGCACCACGCCGCACGAGGGGCCCCACAGTACGACCAacctggctgctgctgctgctgccgccgctgctctGGCGCCGCCGCCTCCTGGCAgcaactcctcctcctcctcggtggccgctgctgcagctgcggtTGCTGCCGCGGCAGCTGCCGCTGCCCTTTTGCCGGTACCGTCACCGGTGCCGCAGGTTCCATCGAACTCCGTGCCCTCGGTGCCGCATCTGTCGCCCCAGGTCGCCGGATTGCCGCTAGGAATTGTGAGTAGCCAATCG CCCCTGAGTGCGCCCGACCCTAATAATCATCTGTCGTCGTCGAACATAAAAACGGAGGTGAAGACCGAGTCAACGGAGGCGCCGTAG
- the LOC6499720 gene encoding C-terminal-binding protein isoform X2 encodes MDKNLMMPKRSRIDVKGSFANGPLQARPLVALLDGRDCSIEMPILKDVATVAFCDAQSTSEIHEKVLNEAVGALMWHTIVLTKEDLEKFKALRIIVRIGSGTDNIDVKAAGELGIAVCNVPGYGVEEVADTTMCLILNLYRRTYWLANMVREGKKFTGPEQVREAAHGCARIRGDTLGLVGLGRIGSAVALRAKAFGFNVIFYDPYLPDGIDKSLGLTRVYTLQDLLFQSDCVSLHCTLNEHNHHLINEFTIKQMRPGAFLVNTARGGLVDDETLALALKQGRIRAAALDVHENEPYNGALKDAPNLICTPHAAFFSDASATELREMAATEIRRAIVGNIPDVLRNCVNKEYFMRTPPTAAAGGVAAAVYPEGLNGGYYTGALHHRAHSTTPHEGPHSTTNLAAAAAAAAALAPPPPGSNSSSSSVAAAAAAVAAAAAAAALLPVPSPVPQVPSNSVPSVPHLSPQVAGLPLGIVSSQSPLSAPDPNNHLSSSNIKTEVKTESTEAP; translated from the exons ATGGACAAAAATCTGATGATGCCGAAGCGTTCGCGCATCGATGTTAAGGGCAGTTTCGCCAACGGACCGCTACAGGCGCGTCCACTGGTGGCTCTGCTCGATGGACGTGATTGCTCCATCGAGATGCCAATTCTAAAGGATGTGGCAACGGTGGCCTTTTGCGATGCACAGAGCACCTCCGAAATACACGAGAAG gtacTCAATGAGGCAGTGGGAGCTCTGATGTGGCACACAATCGTCCTCACAAAGGAGGACTTGGAGAAGTTCAAAGCTTTACGCATCATTGTACGCATAGGCAGCGGCACAGACAACATTGACGTTAAGGCGGCGGGCGAACTGGGCATCGCTGTTTGCAATGTCCCCGGCTATGGAGTCGAGGAGGTGGCGGACACGACGATGTGCTTGATCCTCAATCTCTATCGGCGGACCTACTGGCTCGCGAATATGGTGCGAGAGGGCAAAAAGTTCACTGGACCCGAGCAAGTTAGGGAGGCAGCACAC GGCTGTGCACGCATCCGCGGCGATACGTTGGGCCTGGTGGGACTGGGCCGAATCGGAAGTGCCGTGGCATTGAGAGCAAAGGCGTTCGGCTTCAATGTCATCTTTTACGACCCCTACCTGCCCGACGGCATCGACAAGTCACTGGGTCTCACACGTGTCTACACGCTGCAGGATCTGCTTTTCCAGTCCGACTGCGTATCACTGCATTGTACGCTTAACGAGCACAACCATCATTTAATCAATGAATTCACAATTAAACAG ATGCGACCTGGTGCATTTCTGGTGAACACCGCCCGAGGCGGACTGGTTGATGACGAGACCTTGGCGTTGGCGCTGAAGCAGGGACGCATTAGAGCTGCTGCGTTGGATGTCCACGAAAACGAACCTTACAAT GGCGCTTTGAAGGATGCCCCAAATCTGATTTGTACACCGCATGCGGCCTTCTTCAGCGACGCGTCCGCCACAGAGTTGCGTGAAATGGCAGCCACCGAGATCCGGCGGGCAATCGTCGGCAATATTCCAGACGTTTTAAGGAACTGCGTCAATAAGGAGTACTTCATGCGCACGCCGCCCACTGCTGCCGCTGGGGGCGTGGCGGCGGCTGTTTATCCCGAAG GATTAAATGGCGGCTATTATACAGGCGCACTGCATCACCGGGCACACAGCACCACGCCGCACGAGGGGCCCCACAGTACGACCAacctggctgctgctgctgctgccgccgctgctctGGCGCCGCCGCCTCCTGGCAgcaactcctcctcctcctcggtggccgctgctgcagctgcggtTGCTGCCGCGGCAGCTGCCGCTGCCCTTTTGCCGGTACCGTCACCGGTGCCGCAGGTTCCATCGAACTCCGTGCCCTCGGTGCCGCATCTGTCGCCCCAGGTCGCCGGATTGCCGCTAGGAATTGTGAGTAGCCAATCG CCCCTGAGTGCGCCCGACCCTAATAATCATCTGTCGTCGTCGAACATAAAAACGGAGGTGAAGACCGAGTCAACGGAGGCGCCGTAG
- the LOC6499720 gene encoding C-terminal-binding protein isoform X4 gives MDKNLMMPKRSRIDVKGSFANGPLQARPLVALLDGRDCSIEMPILKDVATVAFCDAQSTSEIHEKVLNEAVGALMWHTIVLTKEDLEKFKALRIIVRIGSGTDNIDVKAAGELGIAVCNVPGYGVEEVADTTMCLILNLYRRTYWLANMVREGKKFTGPEQVREAAHGCARIRGDTLGLVGLGRIGSAVALRAKAFGFNVIFYDPYLPDGIDKSLGLTRVYTLQDLLFQSDCVSLHCTLNEHNHHLINEFTIKQMRPGAFLVNTARGGLVDDETLALALKQGRIRAAALDVHENEPYNGALKDAPNLICTPHAAFFSDASATELREMAATEIRRAIVGNIPDVLRNCVNKEYFMRTPPTAAAGGVAAAVYPEGLNGGYYTGALHHRAHSTTPHEGPHSTTNLAAAAAAAAALAPPPPGSNSSSSSVAAAAAAVAAAAAAAALLPVPSPVPQVPSNSVPSVPHLSPQVAGLPLGIPLSAPDPNNHLSSSNIKTEVKTESTEAP, from the exons ATGGACAAAAATCTGATGATGCCGAAGCGTTCGCGCATCGATGTTAAGGGCAGTTTCGCCAACGGACCGCTACAGGCGCGTCCACTGGTGGCTCTGCTCGATGGACGTGATTGCTCCATCGAGATGCCAATTCTAAAGGATGTGGCAACGGTGGCCTTTTGCGATGCACAGAGCACCTCCGAAATACACGAGAAG gtacTCAATGAGGCAGTGGGAGCTCTGATGTGGCACACAATCGTCCTCACAAAGGAGGACTTGGAGAAGTTCAAAGCTTTACGCATCATTGTACGCATAGGCAGCGGCACAGACAACATTGACGTTAAGGCGGCGGGCGAACTGGGCATCGCTGTTTGCAATGTCCCCGGCTATGGAGTCGAGGAGGTGGCGGACACGACGATGTGCTTGATCCTCAATCTCTATCGGCGGACCTACTGGCTCGCGAATATGGTGCGAGAGGGCAAAAAGTTCACTGGACCCGAGCAAGTTAGGGAGGCAGCACAC GGCTGTGCACGCATCCGCGGCGATACGTTGGGCCTGGTGGGACTGGGCCGAATCGGAAGTGCCGTGGCATTGAGAGCAAAGGCGTTCGGCTTCAATGTCATCTTTTACGACCCCTACCTGCCCGACGGCATCGACAAGTCACTGGGTCTCACACGTGTCTACACGCTGCAGGATCTGCTTTTCCAGTCCGACTGCGTATCACTGCATTGTACGCTTAACGAGCACAACCATCATTTAATCAATGAATTCACAATTAAACAG ATGCGACCTGGTGCATTTCTGGTGAACACCGCCCGAGGCGGACTGGTTGATGACGAGACCTTGGCGTTGGCGCTGAAGCAGGGACGCATTAGAGCTGCTGCGTTGGATGTCCACGAAAACGAACCTTACAAT GGCGCTTTGAAGGATGCCCCAAATCTGATTTGTACACCGCATGCGGCCTTCTTCAGCGACGCGTCCGCCACAGAGTTGCGTGAAATGGCAGCCACCGAGATCCGGCGGGCAATCGTCGGCAATATTCCAGACGTTTTAAGGAACTGCGTCAATAAGGAGTACTTCATGCGCACGCCGCCCACTGCTGCCGCTGGGGGCGTGGCGGCGGCTGTTTATCCCGAAG GATTAAATGGCGGCTATTATACAGGCGCACTGCATCACCGGGCACACAGCACCACGCCGCACGAGGGGCCCCACAGTACGACCAacctggctgctgctgctgctgccgccgctgctctGGCGCCGCCGCCTCCTGGCAgcaactcctcctcctcctcggtggccgctgctgcagctgcggtTGCTGCCGCGGCAGCTGCCGCTGCCCTTTTGCCGGTACCGTCACCGGTGCCGCAGGTTCCATCGAACTCCGTGCCCTCGGTGCCGCATCTGTCGCCCCAGGTCGCCGGATTGCCGCTAGGAATT CCCCTGAGTGCGCCCGACCCTAATAATCATCTGTCGTCGTCGAACATAAAAACGGAGGTGAAGACCGAGTCAACGGAGGCGCCGTAG
- the LOC6499720 gene encoding C-terminal-binding protein isoform X7 has translation MDKNLMMPKRSRIDVKGSFANGPLQARPLVALLDGRDCSIEMPILKDVATVAFCDAQSTSEIHEKVLNEAVGALMWHTIVLTKEDLEKFKALRIIVRIGSGTDNIDVKAAGELGIAVCNVPGYGVEEVADTTMCLILNLYRRTYWLANMVREGKKFTGPEQVREAAHGCARIRGDTLGLVGLGRIGSAVALRAKAFGFNVIFYDPYLPDGIDKSLGLTRVYTLQDLLFQSDCVSLHCTLNEHNHHLINEFTIKQMRPGAFLVNTARGGLVDDETLALALKQGRIRAAALDVHENEPYNVFQGALKDAPNLICTPHAAFFSDASATELREMAATEIRRAIVGNIPDVLRNCVNKEYFMRTPPTAAAGGVAAAVYPEAPECARP, from the exons ATGGACAAAAATCTGATGATGCCGAAGCGTTCGCGCATCGATGTTAAGGGCAGTTTCGCCAACGGACCGCTACAGGCGCGTCCACTGGTGGCTCTGCTCGATGGACGTGATTGCTCCATCGAGATGCCAATTCTAAAGGATGTGGCAACGGTGGCCTTTTGCGATGCACAGAGCACCTCCGAAATACACGAGAAG gtacTCAATGAGGCAGTGGGAGCTCTGATGTGGCACACAATCGTCCTCACAAAGGAGGACTTGGAGAAGTTCAAAGCTTTACGCATCATTGTACGCATAGGCAGCGGCACAGACAACATTGACGTTAAGGCGGCGGGCGAACTGGGCATCGCTGTTTGCAATGTCCCCGGCTATGGAGTCGAGGAGGTGGCGGACACGACGATGTGCTTGATCCTCAATCTCTATCGGCGGACCTACTGGCTCGCGAATATGGTGCGAGAGGGCAAAAAGTTCACTGGACCCGAGCAAGTTAGGGAGGCAGCACAC GGCTGTGCACGCATCCGCGGCGATACGTTGGGCCTGGTGGGACTGGGCCGAATCGGAAGTGCCGTGGCATTGAGAGCAAAGGCGTTCGGCTTCAATGTCATCTTTTACGACCCCTACCTGCCCGACGGCATCGACAAGTCACTGGGTCTCACACGTGTCTACACGCTGCAGGATCTGCTTTTCCAGTCCGACTGCGTATCACTGCATTGTACGCTTAACGAGCACAACCATCATTTAATCAATGAATTCACAATTAAACAG ATGCGACCTGGTGCATTTCTGGTGAACACCGCCCGAGGCGGACTGGTTGATGACGAGACCTTGGCGTTGGCGCTGAAGCAGGGACGCATTAGAGCTGCTGCGTTGGATGTCCACGAAAACGAACCTTACAATGTATTTCAA GGCGCTTTGAAGGATGCCCCAAATCTGATTTGTACACCGCATGCGGCCTTCTTCAGCGACGCGTCCGCCACAGAGTTGCGTGAAATGGCAGCCACCGAGATCCGGCGGGCAATCGTCGGCAATATTCCAGACGTTTTAAGGAACTGCGTCAATAAGGAGTACTTCATGCGCACGCCGCCCACTGCTGCCGCTGGGGGCGTGGCGGCGGCTGTTTATCCCGAAG CCCCTGAGTGCGCCCGACCCTAA